A section of the Flavobacterium ardleyense genome encodes:
- a CDS encoding BLUF domain-containing protein: protein MYQLTYSSISKEGLIVEDLENILETAKSINFQNDISGCLVYHNENFIQILEGEEEDVLKIYDKIKEDGRHHSIKLLWENQINTRSFQEWNMAFYRPSDQNAKLFVENILLLSDYSEKSTSSSLSFWAEIGKVLRGKTLNR from the coding sequence ATGTATCAATTAACTTATAGTTCAATTTCCAAAGAAGGATTAATTGTTGAGGATCTTGAAAATATTCTTGAGACTGCAAAATCTATAAACTTCCAGAATGATATATCTGGCTGTTTAGTGTACCACAATGAAAATTTTATTCAAATTCTCGAGGGAGAAGAAGAGGATGTTCTTAAAATTTACGATAAAATAAAAGAAGATGGAAGACATCATTCTATCAAATTACTATGGGAAAATCAGATAAATACCAGATCGTTTCAAGAATGGAACATGGCATTTTACCGGCCATCAGACCAAAATGCTAAATTATTTGTCGAGAATATTCTGCTTTTATCGGATTACTCTGAAAAATCTACAAGCTCTTCATTAAGTTTTTGGGCAGAAATTGGTAAAGTTTTACGTGGAAAAACCTTGAACAGGTAA